One window of the Pantoea cypripedii genome contains the following:
- a CDS encoding LysR family transcriptional regulator, with protein MSLDIALLHAVVAVAKAGGFREAARMIGSNPSRLSDAVRRAEQQLGVRLFNRTTRTVALTEAGRALMARLLPAMNEVDAALDALNRFRNTPGGTLRLNVPVSAARLVLPGIVPGFLQRYPDIQLEIVAESNVQDIFRDGCDAGIRYDDHLEQDMVALPIGPRTQRFAAAAAPGYLAQYGIPQHPRDLMQHRCLRGRYATGVMAEWEFARDGEILRLQPNGPLTCSIGAAMDLTVQAAIAGVGIVYLFEDWLQPAFASGQLQPILADWWLSFSGLWLYYNDRRLIPAPLQAFIDYVRELNDNPARQNCYS; from the coding sequence ATGTCATTAGATATTGCCTTATTACACGCCGTGGTGGCGGTAGCCAAAGCAGGGGGCTTTCGTGAGGCGGCCCGTATGATCGGCAGCAATCCTTCACGGCTGAGTGATGCGGTGCGCCGTGCTGAGCAGCAGTTGGGCGTGCGTCTGTTTAATCGCACCACCCGCACCGTCGCGCTGACCGAAGCGGGCAGGGCCTTGATGGCTCGCCTGCTACCGGCCATGAATGAGGTGGATGCGGCGCTCGATGCATTGAACCGTTTTCGCAACACGCCGGGTGGCACATTGCGCCTGAATGTGCCGGTTAGCGCCGCGCGTCTGGTGCTTCCGGGGATTGTGCCAGGTTTTCTGCAACGCTATCCGGATATTCAGCTGGAAATTGTCGCCGAAAGTAACGTGCAGGATATTTTTCGCGATGGCTGCGATGCCGGTATCCGTTATGACGACCATCTGGAGCAGGATATGGTGGCGCTGCCCATTGGCCCGCGCACCCAGCGCTTTGCTGCTGCGGCTGCCCCCGGGTATCTGGCGCAATATGGCATCCCGCAACATCCCCGCGACCTGATGCAACATCGTTGTCTGCGCGGTCGTTACGCCACCGGGGTGATGGCAGAATGGGAGTTTGCCCGCGATGGTGAAATCCTGCGTTTGCAGCCCAATGGTCCCTTAACCTGTAGCATTGGTGCGGCGATGGATTTAACTGTGCAGGCGGCCATCGCCGGTGTGGGCATCGTTTATTTGTTTGAAGATTGGTTACAACCAGCGTTCGCCAGTGGGCAGCTACAGCCGATTCTGGCCGACTGGTGGCTCAGTTTTTCCGGGTTATGGCTTTACTACAACGATCGTCGACTGATCCCCGCCCCCTTACAGGCGTTTATCGATTATGTGCGTGAACTGAATGACAACCCAGCCAGACAAAATTGCTATTCCTGA
- a CDS encoding pyridoxal phosphate-dependent aminotransferase, which produces MQSSFPLVSRHTISQISPSLIREIANEGMDRPDMLAFWFGESDKPTPQFITDAAITSLQQGETRYIQNLGRPYLRQALSDYLSQLHGHTISSDQLAITSAGINGLMLVAQTVLSPGDKVVAITPVWPNVVEIPQILGASVDRVALTVKDEAWALDMDQLLSALTPDVRMLIINSPGNPTGWTITDDEVQTILVHCRKHGIWILSDDAYQRLIYASDRHYAPSFLDYATPDDRLISVNTFSKAWLMTGFRVGWVVAPPSIIGALEKLIEFNTSCLFEPCQRAAQAALLGGESGIISLRAELAHSYQYLVNGLRELPGVSVPESGGGMYAFFRIEGFDDTTTLAKRLVRESALGLAPGAAFGPEGNGWLRWCHAVSSTDKLQQGLARLSEFLARNR; this is translated from the coding sequence ATGCAGTCGTCTTTTCCCCTCGTCTCGCGCCACACCATCAGCCAGATTTCACCCTCGCTCATCCGCGAAATTGCCAATGAAGGGATGGATCGTCCCGATATGCTCGCCTTCTGGTTTGGCGAATCCGACAAACCCACGCCACAGTTTATTACCGATGCGGCCATTACCTCGTTACAGCAGGGAGAGACCCGGTATATCCAGAACCTCGGGCGACCCTATTTGCGTCAGGCGTTATCCGATTACCTGAGCCAGCTGCACGGTCATACTATCAGCAGCGATCAACTGGCGATTACCAGTGCCGGAATTAACGGCCTGATGCTGGTGGCGCAAACTGTCCTGTCGCCCGGTGATAAAGTGGTGGCGATCACGCCGGTCTGGCCGAATGTGGTTGAAATCCCGCAGATTCTTGGGGCCTCGGTGGATCGTGTGGCGCTGACGGTGAAAGACGAGGCATGGGCGCTGGATATGGACCAGCTGCTGAGTGCGCTAACACCCGATGTGCGCATGTTGATTATCAACTCGCCGGGTAATCCTACCGGCTGGACGATTACCGATGATGAGGTCCAGACAATCCTTGTGCATTGTCGTAAACACGGTATCTGGATCCTCAGTGATGACGCCTACCAGCGCTTGATCTATGCCAGCGATCGGCATTATGCGCCCTCATTTCTGGATTATGCCACGCCGGACGACCGGCTTATTTCGGTAAATACCTTTTCTAAGGCCTGGTTGATGACCGGTTTTCGCGTCGGCTGGGTGGTGGCTCCGCCATCCATCATTGGCGCGCTGGAGAAGTTGATTGAGTTCAATACCAGCTGCCTGTTCGAACCCTGTCAACGCGCGGCACAGGCGGCGCTGCTGGGCGGGGAAAGCGGAATTATCAGCCTGCGTGCCGAGCTGGCACACAGTTACCAGTATCTGGTGAACGGCCTGCGGGAATTACCGGGCGTCAGCGTACCGGAAAGCGGTGGCGGCATGTATGCGTTCTTTCGCATTGAAGGATTTGACGATACCACTACGCTGGCGAAACGACTGGTGCGGGAAAGCGCTCTGGGGTTGGCGCCTGGTGCTGCGTTTGGTCCTGAAGGCAACGGCTGGCTACGCTGGTGCCATGCGGTTTCGTCAACGGACAAGTTGCAGCAGGGACTGGCGCGGTTGAGTGAGTTTTTGGCGCGGAATCGTTAA